From Bradyrhizobium sp. 4:
CGTTGCCCGCCGCACGGCGTTCAGGGGCGCGATGTATGCCGGCGCTGCCGGGGCGGCTGCTTATGGAGCGGCTGCGTACTACCATCCATACGCGTATCCCCGTCCGGCGTGCGGCTACTATCCCTATCCGCCTTGTTATTGAGACCTGCGAAAGGCGGGGAGGCACCGCTTCCCCGTTTGCACGGCGTCTCGATCGGGGAATCGTCAGCGCATTTTTGAACTGAACCAAACGAATCCGATTGAACGGGAATTTTCAATGAACATCACTCGACGAAATCTCACCTTGGGCGGCATCAGCCTACTGGCCGGAGCTTCCGCAAGCACCATCAGCCGTGCCGAACTGGGTTCGTTCCTCGGAATCGAGGAGGGCGTCGAGGATTTCCTGCTCGCCACCGATGCCTACATCTTTGGCTATCCGCTGGTGACCATGGAGATGACGCGGCGCGTCATCACCAACGTCGCGTCTCCGGTTGGAACGCGCGGGCCGATGGGCCAGATCATCAAGCTGCGGCAATATCCCGATGCATCGTTTCGCGACGTTACCGCGCCGAATGCCGACACGCTCTATACGACATCTTACTTCGATGTCGGCAAGGAGCCGTGGGTGCTCAGCATTCCCGACATGAAGGGTCGTTATTTCTTGCTGCCGATGCTGGATGGCTGGACCAGTGTCTTCCAGGTCCCAGGCAAGCGCACCACCGGGACTGGCGCGCAGACCTACGCAATCACCGGCCCTGGCTGGAAGGGCTCGCTGCCCTCGGGAGTCAAGGAATACAAGTCGCCCACCGCCATCGTTTGGCTGCTTGGGCGCATCTACTGCACCGGCACGCCGCAAGATTACGCCGAGGTGCACAAGCTGCAGGATGAGTTCAAGCTGGTGCCGTTGAGCGCATACGGCAAGCCCTACACACCACCTCCGGGGACCGTCGATCCATCGATTGACATGAAGACGGCGGTGCGCGAGCAGGTCAACCGCATGGATGCGGTGGCGTACTTCACGCTGTTGTGCAAGCTGATGAAGGACAATCCGGCGTCGGCGGCTGATGCGCCGCAGCTGGCGAAATTCGCCAAAATTGGTATCGTTCCCGGCGAGGATTTCGACACCAGTAAGCTCAAGGCGGATTTCGTCAAGCGGGTGCCCGAAGTCGCCTTCGACCGGATCATGCTGCAGTTCAAAATCAACAAG
This genomic window contains:
- a CDS encoding DUF1254 domain-containing protein, producing MNITRRNLTLGGISLLAGASASTISRAELGSFLGIEEGVEDFLLATDAYIFGYPLVTMEMTRRVITNVASPVGTRGPMGQIIKLRQYPDASFRDVTAPNADTLYTTSYFDVGKEPWVLSIPDMKGRYFLLPMLDGWTSVFQVPGKRTTGTGAQTYAITGPGWKGSLPSGVKEYKSPTAIVWLLGRIYCTGTPQDYAEVHKLQDEFKLVPLSAYGKPYTPPPGTVDPSIDMKTAVREQVNRMDAVAYFTLLCKLMKDNPASAADAPQLAKFAKIGIVPGEDFDTSKLKADFVKRVPEVAFDRIMLQFKINKAITDENGWAFTTKTGIYGTDYLMRALVTAIGLGANRPEDAVYPTSQKDAEGRKYNGANKYVMRFARGQLPPAEGFWSLTMYDSGYFFVNNPLNRYSISAREKLKSNPDGSVDLYIQKDTPGKDKESNWLPSPPGDFILMLRLYWPREKNPSIINGSWKIPPVAKVAV